Sequence from the Gaiella occulta genome:
TCCAGCTCGACGTCGACGAAGGCAAGGCTGAAGGACTCAGCTCAGCCGAGCGCGACGAGCTCCGCCGGCTGCGTCGTGAAAACCGTGTCCTCGCTGAGGAGCGAGAGATCCTAAAAAGAGCGGCGGCCTTCTTCGCCAAGGAAGGCGCGATCCGGTGAGCGTCTACCGGTTCATCGCCGCGGAGAAGGCCGCGCACTCGATCGCGATCATGTGCCGCGTGCTCGAGGTCAG
This genomic interval carries:
- a CDS encoding transposase, coding for MPKIPPYSLEFRSEAVRLLRSSDRSVPQLARELGVSPQSLRNWSVQLDVDEGKAEGLSSAERDELRRLRRENRVLAEEREILKRAAAFFAKEGAIR